In Microvirga sp. 17 mud 1-3, the genomic window ACGACCGGCCCGAGGAGGTGAACCGGCTCATCGCCCTCATCGAGGAGGCGCTCGGCCGCAAGGCGATCCGGGTCGACAAGCCCCTGCCGCCCGGCGACGTGCTGGAGACCCGCGCCGACGTGAGCGACCTGCGCCGGGATGTGGGCTTCGCGCCGTCCATCTCCCTGGACGAGGGGGTGCGCCGGTTCGTCGAATGGTATCGCGGCTATCACGGCGCCTGACATGCTGTTCGTCCCCGCTCTCCTGTCGGCCCTCCTGTCGGTCCTGCTGATCGTCGTCCTGAAACCCCTTCTGGTGCGCTATGCGCTGGCGCGCCCCAATGCGCGCTCGAGCCACCGGATCCCGACCCCACAGGGCGGCGGAATCGCGGTCGTCGGCGCGAGCCTCCTCGTGACCGGGCTTCTCATCGTCCTGTTCTCGGACTTGACCGGACCGGCGACGGGATCCTTCCTGACCGCGGCGGCGGCCGGCCTCGTTCTCGCGGTTGTCGGCGCAACCGACGACATCCGCCCGCTGCCCACGATCCCACGCCTTCTCCTCCAGATCGGGGCCGTGACGGCCGTGGTCCTGACGAGCGACGTGCGCCTCCTGCCCGATCTCGTGCCGCTCGGTCTGGAACGGGCGCTCCTGGTCTTCGGGGGCGTCTGGTTCGTGAACCTCGTCAATTTCATGGACGGGCTCGACTGGATCACGGTGGCCGAGATGGTGCCGGTCACGGCTTTTGTGGCTTTCTGCGGATGGGCGGGCCTCATGCCCCTTCCGGCCGTCTATGCGGCCGCGCTCTGCGGTGCGCTGATCGGCTTCGCGCCCTTCAACAGGCCGGTGGCCCGGCTCTTTCTCGGGGATGTGGGCTCGCTGCCCATCGGGCTCCTGGTCGGCTGGCTTCTCCTGCAGCTCGCCGGGACGGGCGCTCTCGTGGCCGCCCTCCTGCTGCCGCTCTATTATCTGATGGACGCCACCATCACGCTGCTGCGCCGCCTCGCCCGGCGTGAAAAAATCTGGGAGGCGCACCGCACCCATTTCTACCAGAAGGCCACCGATAACGGCTTCTCGGCGCTTGCGGTCAGCGCTCATGTGTTCGGGCTGAACCTTGCCCTCGTGGCTCTCGCGACCATAACCCTGGTCTGGCGCTCGGCGATCGTGCAGGTCGCGGCGCTCGCCGCAGGCGTCGTTCTCGTCGCCCTGGTGCTCCGGCTCTTCTCCCGTCCACGTTCGAAGGTCGCGTGATGAATGGACCCCTGATCGCCCTCACGGGCGCCACCGGCT contains:
- a CDS encoding glycosyltransferase family 4 protein, translated to MLFVPALLSALLSVLLIVVLKPLLVRYALARPNARSSHRIPTPQGGGIAVVGASLLVTGLLIVLFSDLTGPATGSFLTAAAAGLVLAVVGATDDIRPLPTIPRLLLQIGAVTAVVLTSDVRLLPDLVPLGLERALLVFGGVWFVNLVNFMDGLDWITVAEMVPVTAFVAFCGWAGLMPLPAVYAAALCGALIGFAPFNRPVARLFLGDVGSLPIGLLVGWLLLQLAGTGALVAALLLPLYYLMDATITLLRRLARREKIWEAHRTHFYQKATDNGFSALAVSAHVFGLNLALVALATITLVWRSAIVQVAALAAGVVLVALVLRLFSRPRSKVA